The Pseudomonas sp. S06B 330 genome contains the following window.
GCGGCCTGATGGCAGTTCATGTTTCAGCTATGCCAGTGAGGGGCTGCGGGAAATCTACGAGATTGAGCCCGAGCTGTTGCGTCAGGATGCCACGGCTGTATTTGAGCGCATCCATCCGGAAGATTTGCTGCGAGTGCGCAACTCGATTCGCTATTCAGCCGAGCACCTGACACCGTGGCGCGAAGAATACCGAGTGGTGTTACCGATGGCCGGTCAGCGCTGGGTGCGCGGTGAAGCGACGCCTGAGCCGGAGGAGGACGGCAGCACACTGTGGCACGGCTACCTGACCGATATCTCCGATCTCAAACGGGTTGAAGAAGAGTTGCGAGCCCTGTCAGTGACCGACTCGCTGACCGGCATTCATAACCGGCGCTATTTTCAGGAGCGCCTGAAGGCTGAGCTTGAGCGGGCTCAGCGCGACCAGCAGGAGCTGGCGCTGATTATGCTGGATATTGATCACTTCAAACGGATCAACGACCAGTATGGTCATGCCGTAGGGGACCACGTGTTGCGCAGTCTGTGCCAGCGCATCAGTCAGCGTCTGCGGCGTACCGATGTGTTCTGTCGCCTGGGCGGTGAGGAGTTCATGGTGTTGTGCCCTGGTAGCAACGCCGACCAGGCGTACACCCTGGCCTTGGAGCTGTGGCAAGGGGTGCGCAGCGTGTTGGTGGAGGGGGTTGGCCAGGTGACGGCCAGTTTTGGCGTGGCCAGCTGGCGCCCAGGAGAGGGCGCCGATGCCTTGCTGTTACGCGCGGACTCCGGCGTCTATGCGGCCAAGCAGGCCGGCCGCGACCGCGTCGAGGCCGAACTGCCCTGAGCGATCAGGGTTGAACCGAGGCGGTGCTGTTGACCAGCTTCGGCTGGCGATACAGATCGAGCAGCACCTGGTCGAGCACCGCAGAGGCTCCCCAGGGTTTCGGGTCGTTGAGGATCGCCGCCACCGCCCAGGTGTTGCCGTTGCTGTCGCGGCTGTAGCCGGCGATGGCGCGTACGGTATTCAGGGTGCCGGTCTTGATGTGTGCTTCGCCGGTCATGGCGGTGCGCTTGAGGCGCTTGCGCATGGTGCCGTCCATGCCGACCAGTGGCATCGAGCTGATGAACTCGGCGGCGTAGGGGCTCTTCCAGGCCGCTTGCAGCAGGGCAGCCATTTCCCGGGTGCTGACCCGTTCGGCGCGGGACAAGCCAGAACCGTTTTCCATGATCAGGTGCGGTGCGGTGATGCCCTTCTTCGCCAACCATTGGCGTACGACCCGCTGTGCCGCTCGGGCGTCGTCACCGTCGGCATCGGTACGAAATTGCGCGCCAAGGCTCAGGAACAACTGCTGGGCCATGGTGTTGTTACTGTACTTGTTGATGTCGCGGATGATCTCAACCAGATCAGGCGAGAAGGCGCGGGCCAGCAGGCGGGCGCTCTTCGGTACGGCATCGATCCGGTCACGGCCCTGGATGGTGCCCCCCAGCTCGCTCCAAATCGCGCGTACTGCGCCGGCGGCATAACTTGGGTGGTCGAGCAGCGACAGGTAAGTTTGCGAGTTGCAGCCATCACCCAACTGACCGCTGACTACGACGGTAACGCCATCGGCCTGGGTCACCGGGTTGTAGCGCACGTCGCCCTTGCATTGCTTGCTGTTCACCGCTTTGACCTGGTTGTCGATGCGAATGTTGGCAATCGGCGGCTCGACCGATACCAGCACCTTGCCACCGTCATTGCGGGCGACAAAGCGCAGCGCCTTGAGGTTGATCAGCAGGGAGTCTGGCTTGACCAGGAACGGTTTGTTTTCGTCACCACCGTCATCATTGAACTGCGGCAGTACCGGTTGGACAAAGTGGCTGCGGTCGAGTACCAGGTCACCGCTGATGGTCTGTACCCCATTGGCGCGCAGGTCGCGCATCAACAGCCAGAGTTTTTCCATGTTCAGCTTCGGGTCACCCCCACCTTTTAGGTAGAGGTTGCCCTGCAGGGTGCCGTTACGCAGTGGGCCGTCACTGTAGAACTCGGTCTTCCACTGGTGGGTCGGGCCGAGCAGTTCCAGCGCCGCGTAGGTGGTGACCAGTTTCATGGTCGAGGCCGGGTTGACCGAGACATCGGCGTTGAACACCGTGGGTGTGCCTGGGCCGTTGAGCGGCAGCATGACCAGCGACAGGGCCGAGTCCTGCAATTTATTGGTTTTCAGCGCTTGCTGGACTTTGGCCGGCAGCGTGGTGTTGACGGCTGCAGCCTGGGACGAGAGGGCTACCGGCAGGAGCAGGCCGGCAAGCAGAAAAGGGCGTAGAGATCTGATCATGTGCAATAAAACCCTGCCAGCGAGGGGTGAAAAGAACGGGGCAAGAAAAGGTGAAGGCCCCGACACGAAAAATATAGCGCGCATTATGCCCCAAGGCGCGGGCGGATGGGGCAGTGCGAAGGGGCGGCTTATCGGCTTTTATTCCGGCAACCTTGTGGTGAAACTGGTAAAGTGCCGCGCGTAATTACTTAAGAGGATTGTTTCATGGCCACTAACCGTTCGCGCCGTCTGCGCAAAAAACTCTGCGTGGATGAATTCCAGGAGCTGGGTTTTGAACTGAACCTGGAGTTCAAGGAAGACCTGTCCGACGAAGCCGTTGATGCCTTCCTCGATGCGTTCCTGACCGAGGCGATGGATGCCAATGGTCTGGACTATGTTGGCGGCGACGACTTCGGCCTGGTTTGCAAGGCAGACCGTGGCTCGGTCACTGAAGAACAGCGCGCTGCCGTTGAAAGCTGGCTCAAAGGCCGCAACGAGCTGACCAAGATCGAAGTCAGCCCGCTGCTGGACGCCTGGTATCCGGAAAACCCGATCAATCCGGTTGCCTGATGCCTGACGAAACGGCGGCCCCAGTGGCCGCCGTTTTGTTTTCAGCGCCGCTGTGCTCCAGCACTGCTGTCGCTGTCTTGGCCCAAGTACGGAGTGAGCGCCTGCTCCAGCGCAGTCATGGCCGCTACCACTTGCTGCTGCTCAAGCGCGAGCGTGGAGGGCGGCGCGTTCGACTGGCAGGCTGATTCCAGCTGTTCACAGGCATCGATCAGTCTGTTCGCCTGAATGATCCGGGCGGCGCCGAGAATCCGATGGGCTTGTTCCTTCAACTGGTTGGCTTGAAGCCTTGGCTCGAGTGCCTCCAGGGTCAGCCGGTCCTTGTGGAAACTGTCCTGAAGTTGCTTTAGCAATGCCTGCAGGTCGACAGCGCTGTTGCCCACCACCGGCTCCAGACCCTCCAGGTCGAACAGGGCCGAGTGGGCCTCAGGTGGGCGTGGGGGCAGGGGGTGTAGGCTGGCCAGTCGCTGGCCCAAGGCCTTGAGGCTGATCGGTTTGAGCAGGCAGTCATCCATGCCGGCCTGCAGGCATTGCTCGCGGACCTCAGGCTGGGCGTTGGCGGTGTAGCCAAGGATCGTGCTGCGTGGCCACTGCCGTTCAACTTCATCGGCACGTACAGCCTGGGCGAACTGGTAGCCATTGATCGTTGGCATGTTGCAGTCAAGTATCAGCACATCGAATGCCTCTTGCCGCCACAAGCCCAGCCCCGCCAGGCCGTTATCAGCACTGTGATGCTGCAGGCCCAGGTAGTCCAGTTGCTGGGTCATCAGCAGCAGGTTGGCAGGGTGGTCATCGACCACCAGTACCTTCAGTGCAGCAATGGCGATGCAGGGCTCAGGCGCCACTATCGGTTCGTTGCGCTGGCTGCTCATCAACGTCACCGGCATGCTGATATGAACGCGGGTACCCAGGCCAAACACACTGTGCAACGTCAGGCTACCGCCCATCAGCCTACACAGGTCGCGGCTGATCGCCAGGCCCAGTCCCGTACTGCTGCGTGCGAGACGACTGTCGGGGTTGGCTTGGGCGAAAGGCAGGAACAGGCGCTGCTGATCCTGTTCGTGAATGCCGATGCCGCTGTCCTGTACTGTCAGCTCAAGCCTGGCAGGGCCTGAATCAACGTCAGGCTCCAGAATCAGGTCGATGATGACCTGGCCGCGTTCGGTGAACTTGATGGCATTACTGACCAGATTCGAAACAATCTGTTTGACGCGCAGCGGGTCCAGACGCACGTCGACGCGTGCATTGGCGGCGATGCGGAGCATCAGGGTCAGGTTTTTTTGGCGTGCCAAACCATCGAATACGCGCGCTACAGACTCCACCAGCTCCGCCAGGTTGATCCGTTCCGGTGCCAAGGTCAGATGCCCGGATTCGATGCGGGCGATGTCAAGGATATCGCCGATCAAGGCCAGCAGGTCCTTGGCTGAGGTGTAGGCGACTTCGACGGCTGGACGGTCCAGTTGGCCGTGATTGGCTTTTTCCAGGGTCAGTTCGAGCATGCCGAGGATTGCGTTCATCGGCGTGCGGATTTCATGGCTGATGGTGGCCAGGAAGGTGCTCTTGGCCCGGTTGGCGTCATCGGCCTGCTGTTTGGCCCTTTTCAGGTCCTGGATCAGTTGGCGCCGTTCGCTGATATCGATCCAGCCACCGATGATGCCCTGGACGTCACCCAGCGAGTCCCGGAAGGGCAGGATCCAGTGATAGATGGTTATGGCCTGGTTGTTGATCAGCAGCGGGCGGTCGACGATCAATGGCTCGCCATCGCGCATCACTTGTTGGTAGTCCGCCTGGATCTGGCTGGCATAGCAGTTGTCGCCCAGCGCGCCCTCCTGCACACGCTTGCCCAGCACCTCATTCAACTGCAACTGCACTGCTTCCAGGTAGCTGTCGTTGCAACTCTGTAGTCGCCCGCCGCGATCACGCACGTACATGGGATGAGGCGTGCCATTGAGCAGTGTGCGCATGAATTCGAGCTGGTCACCCAGCGCACGCTCAGCCGCTTCGCGTTGCTTGATCTGGCGGCGCATCCAGGCGTTCCAGGCCAATGACAACAGCAACAGCAGGCTGGTGCCCAGCACAATTTTCACGACCAGTTGGTGGTATTTACTCCAGTAGGCACCGGTGTCGGTGCTGTAGCCCCGCCAGCGGCTGTTGATCACCCCCAGCTCTTCCGGTGCAATGCTCAGCAGGGCTTTGTCGAGAATCGACGTTAATGCCTGGGCGTGACGCGCGGTAGCCATCGAAAAAGTCGCCGGTTCGGCGCCGACGGTGCTGCGAATGATCAGCTCAGGTTGGGACGCCAGGCTGAAGTTGGCATTGATCAGTGCCGTGATGGCGGCATCGACATGGCCGCTGGCAAGTAACGCTATCGACTGTGCGCTGCTTTCGGTTTCTACCAGCTGGATATCGGCTACGCGCGTACGCAGGCTATCGATCAGAGGACTGTCGCGGGTCAGGGCTACGCGTCGGCCTGGCAGCTGATCCAAGGAGGTCGGTTGCTTGTGACCCTGACGGGTCACCAGCACATAAGAGTTTTCCAGGTAGGGGCGGCTGATGTTCAGGGTGCTTTCCCGGCGTTTGCTGGGAGAAATGGCAGCAATTACATCGGCCTGATCATGATTCAGGCGATCGATCATGTCACTGATGCCGTTGGCGCGCTGCACTTCGAAGCGCAGGCCGGTGCGTAGGCGAATCAATTCAAGCAGGTCGGCGGCGATCCCGCGAAAATTGCCGGCGTTGTCGAAAAACGTCAGAGGGGCGGAGGTTTCATTGACCGCCACGCGCACCACCGGGTGCTCCCTAAGCCAGCGCTCTTCACGCTGCGAGAGCTGCAGTTTGCGATCAGTCAGCAAGATGTCACTACCGGCGCTCCAGCGCTTGAAGATACTTTCTCGGGTAGTGCTTGAGATGTTATCGAGTGTGGCATTGATCAGTTGCAGCAAGGTGAGGTTGTCTTGCTGTACGGCGAAGCTGAAACCGACCGGTTCGTGCTTGCCAAAATTGGCCATTTTGACGTTTTGCAGGTGACCCTGATTGATCAGGTAGTGGGTGGAAATGGTGTCGCCCAGAAAGACATCAGCCTGGTCGAAAGCCACCGCGTTGAGGGCATTCTGGTAGGACGGATAGGACTGGATCGTGGCGTTGGGGTAGTTGGCCCTCACTTCTGCCATGGGTAAGTAGTGATAGACCATGCTCAGGCGCAGGTTAGCCAAGCCGGTATCCAGGGGGCGGCTTTCGTTTTCGCGCGTCACCAAAACCGGTTGGTCCGCTGCGTAAGGCTTGGAAAGGACCACCCCGGGTGTCGCCGCTTCGAAGCCATTGGCACTGCCAAGCAGATCAATCTGTCCCTGGGTAAGGGCTTGTACCGCGTCCTGGCGGCTGGCAAAGCGTCGCACGTGAATCGGCAAGCCCAGGGTGTGCTCCAGAATGCCCGCAACGTCAGCGGTCAGGCCCTCGTAGTCGCGACCGCTGGCCGTCATATCGAAGGGCGGGTAATCCGGCGCCGAGGTGCCAAGCAGCAATTGCCCTTTGCCGTTGATCCATTGCTGTTGTGCTGGATTCAGCGACAGTTTCAAGCCCACCGGCTGTGAGCGGCTGAGCAACCGGTACTGGCTGGCTTTAATCTCGTCGGCGTATGCCGTTGATAGCTGGCACAGGTAGAGGAGGGTAATGCACAGGCAACTAAAGAGGATGCGCTTAGGCATGGTCCAGCTCAAACCAGGGCATTGCGTTTGGCCATTTCAATAAGTTCGACCAGCGATTTGGCTTTGAGTTTTTGCATCAGGCGCTTTTTGTAGGTGCTGACGGTTTTATTGCTGAGGAACATGCCTTGGGCGATTTCCTTGTTACTTCTGCCTTGGGCAAAAAGTTGCAAAACCATCAACTCGCGATCATTGACCTGCTTGAAAAGCTCCAGTTCACAGTGTTCATTCCCATGCAGGCGAAGGTTATTGATTGCTTGGCTGGGAAAATAGTTGTAACCCGACAGCACTGCTTTGATTGCACTGAGCAATTCGCTTAAGTCTTCCTGCTTGCATACATAGCCGGCAGCGCCGGAGTGCATGCAGCGAACGGCAAACAGGGCGGGAGACTGGGCGGTGAGGACCAGAATTTTCAGGGGTATGGCCATGGTGTGGAAGCGCGAAAGCACTTCCAGGCCATCAAGTCTTGGAATGCTGATATCAAGGATGATCAGGTCCGGCAGGCATTCACGGACCATTTGCATGGCGTCGACGCCATTATCCGATTCTCCGACCACGCGATAGCCTTCATTTTCCAGGAGCATGCGCACTGCCAGGCGGATGACTGGGTGATCGTCGATGATAAATACAGAGTGCATGTTGAACGTTCCAGGTAAGGAGCCAGAAATTAGGCAGGCACCTTAACGCAGATGGAATAGGGCGCACACGAACTCAAGGGGAGGTAATTGTTATATGGGAAATATCTGACACTAAATACAGGTATGGACTACAAATTTTGCGAAGTGCTGTGGGTGTGAATGTTGCTATTAGTGACTTTATGTTTCCGGGTGGCGCTATTGTTTAATATGTTTTGCGTTATGTAGTTATAGTCCTACATCAAAATGCATCAAGGCGTCGCCAGGAATGTCGCCGGTGCCGACTCACATGCCTGGCGTGCCCTTTATATGCTCACGTCGGGCTTGAGCGTCCAGTCATTTCCCGGGCCATTTCGCTGGCATAGCTGTCTGTCATCCCGGCGATGAAATCGATCATGCGCAGGAATGAGCTGTGGAGCGATGCTGAGGGGTCAGGGGCGTTGTTGCCCAACAGGTCGAGGATACGTCGGCTTTTGAATGAAGGCGTACGCCCGCCGTGCTGTTCAAGCGCAGCCCCACAGAAAGAGTTGAGGAGAATCTCGAGGGTCGTATAAGCGCCGATTTCGTGCAGCGTTTTGCGCTTGTCCTGGAAGATTTTCTTGCGTGCCATGTCTTTGGCTTGCAGGACGCAGCGTTTGGCCGGGCCATGCATGTGCTCAACCAGATCGCCCTGCAAGTGTCCCGACAGCAAGGCATCCTGCTGTTCGACAAAGGCGCGGGCGGCGGCATTGGTCAGGTGCTCGATGGCTTTGCCGCGCAAAATCGCCAGCTTGCGTCGACGTGAGTCGGCAGGCCCCAACTGGCGGTAGGTTTCCGGCAGGTCGTCGCCGACCAGGCTGAGCAACAGCGACTCCACTTCCGGATAATCGAGCAGCTCCATTTCCAGGCCGTCTTCCAGGTCGATCAGGGCGTAGCAGATGTCGTCGGCGGCTTCCATCAGGTACACCAGCGGATGCCGGGCCCAGCGTTGGTCTTCAATCTGCGGCAGACCGAGTTTACGGGCAATCTGTTCGAGTAGCGGCAGCTCGCTCTGGTAACAGCCGAATTTGTGTTTCTTGTAGCCAAGCGCATCGGCGTGGCGAGCTGTCCATGGGTATTTAAGGTAGGTGCCGAGGGTGGCGTAGGTCAGGCGAGTACCACCGTCGAACTGGTGGTATTCCAGTTGTGTCAGCACCCGAAAGCCTTGGGCATTGCCTTCGAAATTGAGGAAGTCGCCGCGTTCGGCGTCCGTCATAGCGTCCAGCCAACCGCGCCCGGCGGCCTGCTGGAACCAATGGCGGATGGCATCTTCACCGGAATGGCCGAAAGGCGGGTTGCCGATGTCGTGGGCCAGGCACGCCGACTGCACAACCATGCCCAGATCGCTGGGTTCGCACCATTGCGGCAGCTGTTCGCGCAGGGTTTCACCGACCCGCATGCCCAGCGAGCGACCGACACAACTGACCTCCAGTGAGTGGGTCAGGCGGGTGTGAATATGATCGTTGCTGGAGACCGGATGCACCTGGGTTTTTCGTCCCAGGCGGCGAAAGGCGCCAGAGAAAATGATCCGGTCGTGGTCCTTGTGAAAAGGACTGCGGCCTAGTTCTTCGGGGCTGTGCAGGGGCTTGCCGAGACGTTCGCGGGTGAGCAGGGTGTGCCAGTCCAAGGCCAGTTCTCCGATACAGGGGGCAGGTGCCTAGCTTCCCGTGTCAGCGTGGTGGCTGCAAGTGACTTCGCTGCACCGTATTAGAGACTGTTCCGACCGCCGTAGCCGCTGTCGAGGCACGAGGCTGCGATCGACTGCAAAGCAGTCGCAACTGGGTCCATGCATCAGTTCAGGTTTTATGGCCGCTTCGCGCCCAATCGCAGCCTGAAGGCAGCAGCTACACCAGGTGTTAGCGCAAGCTATCAGCGTTTGTTAGCGGCACCCTGCATCACCAACTTGAGCAGTGGCAGCAGGCTACCGCCGAGGCGAACCATCCGACTCAAGCTGCCATTCTTGGCACCTTTACCGGTCAGAAACCCCAGCACCACCACTGCACCAATCCCCCATAACGGCGCATGTTTGATCCCCAGCCCACCCTGCAGGCTATCGCCCATGGCGCGCAAGCGGGTCAGCGGGTTGAGCAACTGCCCAGACTCATGACGGATTTCCTGGCGATGCATCTCCAGGCGCAGGCGCACCAGCGCCTTGCGCAGTTCGCGGCGGTTGGTGGTGTTCGGTAGCTCAGACAGGCTCATGGCAACAGACGCTCCCGGTCCTTGGCAAGTTCTTCGAGGGTTGAGCTGAAAGGTGATGACTCATCGTACACCGCGGCTTTGAGACGCAGGCCGCAGAACAGGGCGGCTAAACCGTAGAACACACACAGGCCGATAACCCCGGCCAGGCGGTAGCTGTCCCACAGCAGCACCAGCACCAGGGCCGAAAGCGCGACCAGCAACAGCAGGGCGAACACCAGGGCCAAGCCTGCAAACAGCAGCAGGCTCAGGGTGCGTGCTTTCTGCTCCTGCAGCTCAATGCCAAACAGCTCGACATGGCCGTGTAACAGGCCGAGCACTGCAGCGCCCAGACGTTTGCTTGAGGCTGTGCTGGTGCTGTTCGATTCGCTATCCATAGCCAACCTCAGCGCCGATTGGCCAGCAGGCCAATCAAAAAACCGACGCCGGCAGCGATGCCGATCGATTGCCAGGGATTGCTCTGTACATAGTCTTCAGTCGCGGTCAGGGCTGCCTGGCCGCGCTCGCGGACAGAGTCCTGAGTCAGCTGCAGAGTTTCCCGGGCACGCTCCAGGCTGTCGTGGATCTGGCCGCGTAATTCGTCAGCCTGATCACCGGCCAGGGTGGCGGTGTGTTCCAGCAACTTTTCGGTGTCACGAACCAAAGTCTGAAAGTCAGCCATCAATATGTCTTGAGCAGTCTTTGCCGATTTGCTGGTCATGGGGCTCTCCTTAATGTGTGTGGCTATTTCGAGTTGCGAGCGCTGGCGAAGGTTCAGTGCAATGCACTGGTACAGCTTTTGCTGTCCCAAGGTGCGCTCAGGTCCGGTGTCTGCGCTAACTCCGCGCGCAGACGACAACCGGCCTCTAAACCTTAACCCAATCCACGACAAACCCAAGGAAAAACTCCAGCTATCAGCAGGATCGGCCAGGGAAGTGGCCACGCAATGATCCAGGTTGGTGCAAAAAGGAGTCACTCCGCGCTGTCTTGGTGCTTTTCGACAGGCCTGCCGCTTCCATGGAAAATCTGCAAAGTGCAGTGGACACTCTGGTCCACGGCTCCAACACGCTGTTCATTCTTCTGGGTGCCGTCATGGTTCTGGCCATGCACGCCGGGTTTGCCTTTCTTGAAGTGGGCACGGTACGGCACAAAAATCAGGTTAATGCGCTGTGTAAGATTCTTAGCGATTTCGCCGTATCGACCCTTGCCTACTTTTTTGTGGGCTACT
Protein-coding sequences here:
- the dacB gene encoding D-alanyl-D-alanine carboxypeptidase/D-alanyl-D-alanine endopeptidase, coding for MIRSLRPFLLAGLLLPVALSSQAAAVNTTLPAKVQQALKTNKLQDSALSLVMLPLNGPGTPTVFNADVSVNPASTMKLVTTYAALELLGPTHQWKTEFYSDGPLRNGTLQGNLYLKGGGDPKLNMEKLWLLMRDLRANGVQTISGDLVLDRSHFVQPVLPQFNDDGGDENKPFLVKPDSLLINLKALRFVARNDGGKVLVSVEPPIANIRIDNQVKAVNSKQCKGDVRYNPVTQADGVTVVVSGQLGDGCNSQTYLSLLDHPSYAAGAVRAIWSELGGTIQGRDRIDAVPKSARLLARAFSPDLVEIIRDINKYSNNTMAQQLFLSLGAQFRTDADGDDARAAQRVVRQWLAKKGITAPHLIMENGSGLSRAERVSTREMAALLQAAWKSPYAAEFISSMPLVGMDGTMRKRLKRTAMTGEAHIKTGTLNTVRAIAGYSRDSNGNTWAVAAILNDPKPWGASAVLDQVLLDLYRQPKLVNSTASVQP
- a CDS encoding YggL family protein — its product is MATNRSRRLRKKLCVDEFQELGFELNLEFKEDLSDEAVDAFLDAFLTEAMDANGLDYVGGDDFGLVCKADRGSVTEEQRAAVESWLKGRNELTKIEVSPLLDAWYPENPINPVA
- a CDS encoding transporter substrate-binding domain-containing protein, which translates into the protein MPKRILFSCLCITLLYLCQLSTAYADEIKASQYRLLSRSQPVGLKLSLNPAQQQWINGKGQLLLGTSAPDYPPFDMTASGRDYEGLTADVAGILEHTLGLPIHVRRFASRQDAVQALTQGQIDLLGSANGFEAATPGVVLSKPYAADQPVLVTRENESRPLDTGLANLRLSMVYHYLPMAEVRANYPNATIQSYPSYQNALNAVAFDQADVFLGDTISTHYLINQGHLQNVKMANFGKHEPVGFSFAVQQDNLTLLQLINATLDNISSTTRESIFKRWSAGSDILLTDRKLQLSQREERWLREHPVVRVAVNETSAPLTFFDNAGNFRGIAADLLELIRLRTGLRFEVQRANGISDMIDRLNHDQADVIAAISPSKRRESTLNISRPYLENSYVLVTRQGHKQPTSLDQLPGRRVALTRDSPLIDSLRTRVADIQLVETESSAQSIALLASGHVDAAITALINANFSLASQPELIIRSTVGAEPATFSMATARHAQALTSILDKALLSIAPEELGVINSRWRGYSTDTGAYWSKYHQLVVKIVLGTSLLLLLSLAWNAWMRRQIKQREAAERALGDQLEFMRTLLNGTPHPMYVRDRGGRLQSCNDSYLEAVQLQLNEVLGKRVQEGALGDNCYASQIQADYQQVMRDGEPLIVDRPLLINNQAITIYHWILPFRDSLGDVQGIIGGWIDISERRQLIQDLKRAKQQADDANRAKSTFLATISHEIRTPMNAILGMLELTLEKANHGQLDRPAVEVAYTSAKDLLALIGDILDIARIESGHLTLAPERINLAELVESVARVFDGLARQKNLTLMLRIAANARVDVRLDPLRVKQIVSNLVSNAIKFTERGQVIIDLILEPDVDSGPARLELTVQDSGIGIHEQDQQRLFLPFAQANPDSRLARSSTGLGLAISRDLCRLMGGSLTLHSVFGLGTRVHISMPVTLMSSQRNEPIVAPEPCIAIAALKVLVVDDHPANLLLMTQQLDYLGLQHHSADNGLAGLGLWRQEAFDVLILDCNMPTINGYQFAQAVRADEVERQWPRSTILGYTANAQPEVREQCLQAGMDDCLLKPISLKALGQRLASLHPLPPRPPEAHSALFDLEGLEPVVGNSAVDLQALLKQLQDSFHKDRLTLEALEPRLQANQLKEQAHRILGAARIIQANRLIDACEQLESACQSNAPPSTLALEQQQVVAAMTALEQALTPYLGQDSDSSAGAQRR
- a CDS encoding response regulator transcription factor, yielding MHSVFIIDDHPVIRLAVRMLLENEGYRVVGESDNGVDAMQMVRECLPDLIILDISIPRLDGLEVLSRFHTMAIPLKILVLTAQSPALFAVRCMHSGAAGYVCKQEDLSELLSAIKAVLSGYNYFPSQAINNLRLHGNEHCELELFKQVNDRELMVLQLFAQGRSNKEIAQGMFLSNKTVSTYKKRLMQKLKAKSLVELIEMAKRNALV
- a CDS encoding deoxyguanosinetriphosphate triphosphohydrolase; the protein is MDWHTLLTRERLGKPLHSPEELGRSPFHKDHDRIIFSGAFRRLGRKTQVHPVSSNDHIHTRLTHSLEVSCVGRSLGMRVGETLREQLPQWCEPSDLGMVVQSACLAHDIGNPPFGHSGEDAIRHWFQQAAGRGWLDAMTDAERGDFLNFEGNAQGFRVLTQLEYHQFDGGTRLTYATLGTYLKYPWTARHADALGYKKHKFGCYQSELPLLEQIARKLGLPQIEDQRWARHPLVYLMEAADDICYALIDLEDGLEMELLDYPEVESLLLSLVGDDLPETYRQLGPADSRRRKLAILRGKAIEHLTNAAARAFVEQQDALLSGHLQGDLVEHMHGPAKRCVLQAKDMARKKIFQDKRKTLHEIGAYTTLEILLNSFCGAALEQHGGRTPSFKSRRILDLLGNNAPDPSASLHSSFLRMIDFIAGMTDSYASEMAREMTGRSSPT
- a CDS encoding phage holin family protein codes for the protein MDSESNSTSTASSKRLGAAVLGLLHGHVELFGIELQEQKARTLSLLLFAGLALVFALLLLVALSALVLVLLWDSYRLAGVIGLCVFYGLAALFCGLRLKAAVYDESSPFSSTLEELAKDRERLLP
- a CDS encoding DUF883 family protein — encoded protein: MTSKSAKTAQDILMADFQTLVRDTEKLLEHTATLAGDQADELRGQIHDSLERARETLQLTQDSVRERGQAALTATEDYVQSNPWQSIGIAAGVGFLIGLLANRR